The sequence GATGCTCTTCCTTCCACTTAGATATCTCCCTCCCTTGCTCCAGGCCCGGCCCCCAGTGACGGGTGACTTCTTCCTTAACACAAGAAAGATGAACTTTGCATTTGGCCTGTGCAGCCGGGAGCCTGACGAATGATGTGATGGCAGTGCATTGCATGGCTAAAAGTGGAGTCCAACTTTTTCCTAAGGCGGGACCGGAGTTAGGGAACACGAAGACACAGTGGATGCTTCAGCCCACGAggaactgggggtgggaggggagggaaggggggacccGTCCCAGATTTGCTCCTTTGCCAGCACATAGAGCAGAGCTGGGGCATCTCCCGCTTCCCCGGAATCAAGAAAATCACCCCTCCCACCCGCTGTGaaaccggtggggggggggggggggggggggaggaaaaagagggaagtcGCACCAAGGTCCCCAAAATGCAGACTTGATAAATAGGACCCTACTGTATTACATTCAGGATGAAGGTAAAAcgcagaaagagaggagagggtaaGAATACATGTGCAGAGCGGGGAATTTAGAGCCAGAGAGCAAataggggggtgaggggaagaggggaaagaagaccCCCAATTTCTCCTTGCAAAGAAGTCAcagccctttctttttctcccctcctgccccaacACAGTAGGATGGCCAGAGGGCAATAGAAAATACTACCTCAGATCGGGGCATTTCTTGCTTTTTTGGTACAGTGCAAAACCCGTCTTTGGCAGGAGGAGAACTGGGGCAAAATGTCCTCCCCAGGGCACGTCGCTCCAGAGACGGGTCGTTGCCTTTCCCAAGAAGAGATACATACTGCATATACATAGATcggtcataaataaataaataaaatgaaagggaaaggcGGGTATTCAGACGGCAGacagtcggtcggtcggtcggtcggtcccaGCTGCCGGAACCGGTTTCCGCTCGCTCAGGTCACATGTCCACAAAGACCATGAAACACCAGCCCAGCCCCCCGACCAGCAGCATGGTCACGTGAATTCCATAAATGAGCAGCTCATTCATCAGGCTGAAATCAACCCGCCTCCGCCCCAGCAGGAGGAGAATGACAGACAGCTTGTACTGGAAACGCAGAAAGATCCGGATGCCAAGGTACTGGAGGCAAAACAGGATGGAGAGAGCCACCCAGAGGATGGAGGTAAACAGGCTGCAGCTGAAGTACAGCAAGAAGCGGATAAATCCATACATCCACCGAGACTTCAGGTAGATGTCGAAGTTGTTGTACTTGGTGCGCACTAAGTGAGTGGTCCTTACCGGCCCACAGGCTGAGTGCAGGCATGTGGTGTGGGGGCCGTGGAAAGACCGGACACGCCGGGGTATGGGAATTACAGGCATCGGGCACCCGCGGGCTCACTGAGTTCTACAGGCGGACGGGCTGGGGGCATAGCATGGGCTCATCCGTTAGCGGGGAACGGAGCGGAGGACGCTACACCTGTAAACTCTCTGCTGGATTTCCGGGAAGAGACGTGCCtgcggagaggagaaggaaaaaaaaaaaaggcaacatgGCAAAAATGTACTTCATTGACAGAAATGAAGTTTCTGTGGTGGGACCAGGACGTTTCTTCAACAACAGTTTGAACTTtaattgttgggtggggactgtctctatatgttgccaacttgtacttcccaagcgcttagtacagtgctctgcacacagtaagtgctcaataaatacgattgattgatttaatttctcCTGAAATCCTTTCCCCACAACTCTTCTCCTCCATTCATTAATGAAAAATAATATTgaagatattaataatagtaacagtatttcttgaacctttactatgtgctaatactGGAGTATTCTAAGTGATTCATTTttcccagtaatcaatcaatcgtatttattgagcgcttactgtgtgcagagcactgtactaagcgcttgggaagtacaagttggcaacatatagagacagtccctacccaacagtgggctcacagtctagaagggggagatggagaacaaaaccaaacatattaacaaaataaaataaatagaatagatatgtacaagtaaaataaatagagtaataaatatgtacaaatatatatacaggtgctgtggggaagggaaggaggtaagacggggggatgaagagggggacgagggggagaggaaggagggggctcagtctgggaaggcctcctggaggaggtgagctctcagtagggccttgaagggaaggcacagaagcagcgttgcctactggacagagcctgggcctgggaatcagaagaacctgggttctaattctggctccaccactcgtctgctgtgtgaccctgggacagtcactttacttctctgggcctcagttacctcatctgtaaaatggggattaagactaggagccccatgcgggacacggactatgtccaacctgaccgacttgtatctaccccagtgcttattacaaagcctggcacagagtaaacgtttAAATACCTCTAAAAAAGGCCAAAAACATTGTTTTCCATTTACTGATCTAACTGGGCAATCTCGAAGGCCTCAAACCTTTCCTAATAGGAGATAGGATCTCTGAGAGGCAATAGAGGTAATAAATGTATTTCGCTTTGTAGAATGGGggagaaattgagacacagagagatatgCCGTTTGACCAACTGCAGTCTAAAGATAAAGAAcagtccctttccttccttccttacttttagaccgtgagcccactgttgggtagggactctctatatgttgcaaacttgtacttctcaagcacttagtacagtgctctgcacacagtaagcgctcagtaaatacgattgatgatgatgatgatgatgtctctatatgttgccaacttgtacttcccaagcgcttagtacagtgctctgcacacagtaagcactcaataaatacggttgatgatgatgatgactgtctctatatgttgccagcttgtacttcccaagcgcttagtacagtgctctgcacacagtaagcgctcaatacaattgattgactgattgaatgtgaaaaaaacaatttttttccatcttttttaaaaagcaaagtaTTCAGATCCCAACTACTAAGCTAATAAACATGCACCCATTTCAATATTTCACTGGGAAAtcatgtaagctcatcctctagcctgtaagctcactgtgagtggggaatgtgttatattgtactctcccaagcgcttagtacagtgctctgcaccacactaagcgctcaataaatgcggttaattgattgactgattgactattctCCATGAAAAGGTTGGCAACAAACGGGGCGAAGAACTGTTAACTTTCAGGTTGCCAGATCAAAAGGGCCCTGACATAATTTGGAGAAATACAATGAGCTTCTGTTTTCTAGTAAAAATGAAATCACGTGACGGACTGCAAGACATCCCTTCCCACCAGGTTTTGACTCATAAAAGTTCTCCTGACAGGCCCAGTGACTGGAAGACGATTCTGGACTACAACCCACTTTCTCTTCTGTTTGCTTGGGACTACTAGTTAGCTGTTTACTCACCTTCTCCtagagagaaatgaaatgtctTTATTCTTCTCCAGTGCTCAAGATTTATAATGTTAACATCTGTTCCCGCAGAAATTGCTCTCGTCTGACAACGGTTAACGTACGTCCATTAGCTGTTCTGCACTTCACCTCGTGTCCTGGACATGCCAATTTCCGGGAATTATGAGCTGACAATACCCTCATCAGAGACTATTAAATGGTGCCTTCTGCAGTCTCCTCACTCTCTCTATAAATTGGTGTCTTATTACTACAATACATTACCCAGCCGTGGAAAATATGGTCACCTACACTAGGAGTCTCTGTTGTTAGGTGGATAAATCTTTGCTACCAAAATGGTTTCTTTTGGATAGCTTCGTCTTCTTCCCCGCAACCACCCAATCCAGacaatggactgaatgaatgaattaatttattttttgaaAAGACCGAGTTCACGGAAGACTTGGGAACCCATAATTGACCACCTTCAAAACGACTTTTCCACGGAAGCAAACTGCGTAGATACACAAATATGGAAATGGgtaactttttaaaatttttatgctatttgttaagcgcttactatgtgccaggcactgtactaagcgctggggcaggtacggCATATGAAGATCACACACAGCccaccccacatgaggctcacactctaagtagcaGGTTGAGCAGGttttcaacccctattttacaaatgagataagtgAAGCTGagagaagtgacctgcacaagctccaacagcagacagtggcagagtcaggattagaacccaggtcctctgaataccaggcctgttctctttcaacaggcccatactgcttctctaaataaacaaatataaataaattagcccATTTTCCTGCCTCCTCAGACTATACATTTAAGAGAAATCCTGGTCTCCTCCCTGGTTTCCCTGCTCCCAGTCgctcccctatcaatcaatcaatcgtatttattgagcgcttacagtatgcagagcattgtactaagcgattgggaaatacaagttggcaaaatatacagtccctacccaacaatgggctcacagtctagaagggcgagacagagaacaaaaccaaacatattaacaaaataaaataaatagaatagatatgtacaagtaaaataaataagtaaataaataaatagagtaataaatatgtactatgtactatccaccagtccatacttcatcctgctaccaggatcatttttcaaaaacatcatctggcacatctccccactcctcaaaaacttcgcTGGTCATCCATTCCTACCATTACTGGCTTCAAGGTACTCCATcgtgtactgtagtaagcacttgggagaacattcattcattctttcaatcatatttattgagtgcttactgtgtgcacagcactgtactatatgcttggaaaagtaaaatttggcaataaagagttagtagagaagcagcatggctcagcacctgtatatatgtatatatgtttgtacatatttattactctatttatttatttattttacttgtacatatctattctatttattttattttgttagtatgtttggttttgttctctgtctccccctttttagactgtgagcccactgttgggtagggact is a genomic window of Tachyglossus aculeatus isolate mTacAcu1 chromosome 4, mTacAcu1.pri, whole genome shotgun sequence containing:
- the TMEM250 gene encoding transmembrane protein 250, whose amino-acid sequence is MPVIPIPRRVRSFHGPHTTCLHSACGPVRTTHLVRTKYNNFDIYLKSRWMYGFIRFLLYFSCSLFTSILWVALSILFCLQYLGIRIFLRFQYKLSVILLLLGRRRVDFSLMNELLIYGIHVTMLLVGGLGWCFMVFVDM